One window of the Candidatus Chryseobacterium colombiense genome contains the following:
- a CDS encoding DEAD/DEAH box helicase family protein, producing MQQIQVEPFNNIPINFKEINASDFDGFIVEGNGKTVIKPTNGYISNSLLDNIDLYKSDTTIINASVGQGKTTAVIKFVERYYKNQNYIVVIATPFKSLIEQYESKIKKESGFDNIIFNYQDFENGLVNKQNFKSLHQKPIQLITINSLLGNSGDIALKQSDIKREYFESLINYAKDNGKKVILILDEIHESIHNFKESLIFNLFKWNSVIHKNIVLSATFNEASKVVIKYLAELTDKKIKIIESARQQVEEEKLSDLHLCIYDSYQYQANSPIFESLFIDEGKNFDKIHILSYSKRLAEDIHKSQLGKKLEDTFGEFNLCTSKNNKPFDEKICNIGTVFKTGISIEDKNCAYFIILPPKSAYSDIKNRRQLGIFFEGIFNVVQAVARPRIKANIYIIMPSPDKLIKVPELPENYIKATSLDYLPFDDENNHAKYYNINSQDSLLRFFYANLRENQESGEKFVDSNNISIVPVFPNYEKYKLTDGEKFYRSYYEIFGKNLSDYVYWAAWNNQFVNCRLKSIIKTSSLFISEGYVQNTLDKYYKSVFSASAFFNMHSDKDSLMKFRSSLFSNNIYFKSSDKDDYNFIGQYRNSYFEKQVISFIQRYKRPFNFDIKKIVYKPDGFEYIIENNRWKKKTPNDVDISKETYLRLAMLYSNEIDTIPQNLKDEEKNLISNYKRLFAYREILLKEYVILSKRRVEHLPIDKDINFKTEHQIELLTIIENIKKFDKNIQAFSFLQKSKDLVPIYKLLKDLFFKKTTITRISTDSDPEPIKVLKFELFDFPKKEEYINLVYSIDNAWLLQSGNIQWGQEDVIDEYSNDPFYGKY from the coding sequence ATGCAACAAATTCAAGTTGAACCATTTAACAATATACCTATAAACTTTAAAGAAATTAATGCATCTGATTTTGATGGTTTCATAGTTGAAGGCAATGGAAAAACAGTAATCAAACCCACTAATGGATATATTTCGAACTCCTTATTAGATAATATTGACCTCTACAAAAGTGATACAACTATCATCAACGCAAGTGTTGGTCAAGGCAAAACAACAGCAGTAATAAAATTTGTCGAGAGATATTACAAAAATCAAAATTATATTGTTGTTATTGCAACGCCTTTTAAATCACTCATAGAACAGTATGAGTCTAAAATTAAAAAAGAAAGTGGGTTCGACAATATTATCTTTAATTATCAAGATTTTGAGAATGGTTTGGTAAATAAACAAAACTTTAAATCTTTACATCAGAAACCTATACAGCTTATTACCATAAACAGCTTACTTGGGAACTCTGGAGATATTGCTCTTAAACAGTCTGATATAAAAAGAGAATATTTTGAATCTCTAATAAATTATGCAAAAGATAATGGGAAAAAAGTAATATTGATTTTAGATGAGATTCATGAATCAATTCATAATTTTAAAGAATCCTTAATTTTTAATCTTTTTAAATGGAACTCTGTTATTCACAAAAACATTGTATTAAGTGCAACATTCAATGAGGCTTCAAAAGTGGTTATTAAATACCTTGCAGAATTAACCGATAAAAAAATCAAGATAATTGAATCTGCAAGACAACAGGTTGAAGAAGAAAAGTTGAGTGATTTGCATTTATGCATTTATGACAGTTACCAATACCAAGCTAATTCTCCAATTTTTGAATCACTATTTATTGATGAAGGAAAGAATTTTGATAAAATACATATTCTATCATATTCTAAAAGATTAGCAGAAGATATTCATAAATCACAATTAGGAAAAAAATTAGAAGATACATTTGGAGAATTTAATTTATGCACAAGTAAGAATAATAAACCATTTGATGAAAAAATTTGTAACATTGGTACTGTTTTTAAAACTGGAATTAGTATAGAGGATAAAAATTGTGCTTATTTTATTATTCTACCACCAAAATCAGCATATTCGGATATTAAGAATAGAAGACAATTAGGAATATTTTTCGAAGGTATATTTAATGTTGTTCAAGCTGTTGCAAGACCAAGAATAAAGGCTAATATTTATATAATTATGCCCTCTCCAGACAAACTCATTAAAGTACCTGAATTACCTGAAAATTATATCAAAGCTACAAGTTTAGACTATTTGCCTTTTGATGACGAAAATAATCATGCTAAATACTATAATATAAATTCTCAAGATTCATTATTAAGGTTCTTTTATGCCAATCTGAGAGAGAATCAAGAAAGTGGAGAAAAGTTTGTTGATTCTAATAACATCAGTATTGTACCTGTATTCCCTAATTATGAAAAATATAAACTAACAGATGGAGAGAAATTTTACAGAAGCTACTATGAAATATTTGGTAAAAATCTTTCAGATTATGTTTATTGGGCAGCTTGGAACAATCAGTTTGTAAATTGTAGATTAAAAAGCATTATTAAAACTTCATCATTATTCATATCAGAAGGATATGTTCAAAATACCCTTGATAAATACTACAAATCTGTTTTTTCTGCAAGTGCATTTTTCAATATGCATTCCGATAAAGATTCTTTAATGAAATTTCGTTCATCATTATTTTCTAATAATATTTATTTCAAATCATCAGATAAAGATGATTACAATTTTATTGGTCAATATAGAAATTCTTATTTTGAAAAGCAGGTTATTTCCTTTATTCAAAGATATAAACGACCTTTTAATTTTGACATCAAAAAGATTGTTTATAAACCTGATGGATTTGAATATATTATAGAAAATAATAGATGGAAAAAGAAAACACCTAATGATGTTGACATTTCTAAAGAAACATATTTAAGGTTAGCAATGCTATATTCCAATGAAATTGATACTATTCCTCAAAATTTAAAAGATGAGGAGAAGAATTTAATTTCAAATTATAAAAGACTTTTTGCTTATCGAGAAATTTTATTAAAAGAATATGTAATTCTAAGTAAAAGAAGAGTTGAACATTTACCTATTGACAAGGATATTAATTTCAAAACTGAGCATCAAATTGAATTATTAACTATAATTGAGAATATTAAAAAATTTGACAAAAACATTCAAGCATTTAGTTTTTTACAAAAATCTAAAGATTTAGTACCAATATATAAACTTTTAAAAGATTTATTTTTCAAAAAAACAACTATCACAAGAATTTCTACAGATAGTGATCCTGAACCTATAAAAGTGTTGAAATTTGAATTATTTGATTTTCCTAAGAAAGAGGAGTACATTAATTTAGTTTACTCAATAGATAATGCTTGGTTACTTCAATCAGGTAATATTCAATGGGGACAAGAAGATGTAATTGATGAATATTCAAATGACCCTTTTTATGGAAAATATTAA
- the tsaD gene encoding tRNA (adenosine(37)-N6)-threonylcarbamoyltransferase complex transferase subunit TsaD, which produces MSDSIILGIESSCDDTSAAIIKGNVILSNIAANQAIHKEYGGVVPELASRAHQQNIIPVVEKSLLKANIQQKAISAIGFTRGPGLLGSLLVGTSFAKSLAMSLDVPLIEVNHLQAHILAHFIEDANPMPPKFPFLCLTVSGGHTMIVLVKDYFDMEIIGKTIDDAAGEAFDKIGKVFELDYPAGPIIDRLAKEGNPDAFKFNKPKLENYDYSFSGIKTSVLYFIQKEIKKDPDFIKNNINDLCASVQKSIIEILMNKLEKAAKDLNIKEVAIAGGVSANSALRKVMQDNHEKLGWNIYIPKFEYTTDNAAMIAMVAQLKLEREEFTDLRTTATAKYDL; this is translated from the coding sequence ATGAGCGACTCTATAATTTTAGGTATCGAATCGTCTTGTGACGATACTTCAGCAGCTATTATCAAAGGAAATGTTATTCTTTCTAATATTGCTGCCAATCAGGCAATTCATAAAGAATATGGTGGTGTGGTTCCTGAATTGGCATCAAGAGCACATCAGCAAAATATCATTCCCGTTGTTGAAAAATCTTTACTCAAAGCAAATATACAACAAAAAGCAATCTCTGCCATAGGCTTTACACGCGGTCCCGGACTTTTGGGCTCTCTTCTTGTAGGTACATCTTTTGCAAAATCATTGGCCATGAGTTTGGATGTTCCTTTAATTGAGGTAAACCACCTTCAGGCACACATTTTAGCACATTTTATTGAGGATGCAAATCCTATGCCGCCTAAATTTCCATTTTTGTGTCTTACTGTAAGCGGAGGCCATACGATGATCGTCTTAGTGAAGGATTATTTCGATATGGAAATTATCGGAAAAACTATTGATGATGCGGCCGGCGAAGCTTTCGATAAAATTGGAAAAGTATTTGAGCTGGATTATCCTGCAGGTCCTATCATTGACAGATTAGCCAAAGAGGGAAATCCTGATGCGTTCAAATTTAATAAGCCAAAACTGGAAAATTACGATTATTCTTTTAGCGGAATTAAAACTTCAGTACTGTATTTTATCCAGAAAGAAATAAAAAAAGATCCTGATTTTATTAAGAATAATATCAATGACCTTTGTGCTTCCGTTCAAAAATCCATCATTGAAATTTTAATGAACAAACTGGAAAAAGCAGCAAAAGATCTGAATATAAAAGAAGTAGCTATTGCAGGAGGAGTTTCTGCCAATTCAGCTTTAAGAAAAGTGATGCAGGACAATCATGAAAAACTGGGCTGGAATATTTATATCCCGAAATTTGAATACACAACTGACAATGCCGCAATGATTGCCATGGTTGCCCAACTGAAATTGGAAAGGGAAGAATTTACTGATCTCAGAACAACGGCGACAGCGAAATACGATTTATAA
- a CDS encoding RsmE family RNA methyltransferase — protein MKLFFGEINNEIVTINDEEQQHIVKVLRMKNGEEIHVTDGNGNVASGKLVIEGKKANIEVSEIKRDFPDFSPRLHIAIAPTKNIDRIEFFVEKAVEMGISEISILQTEKTERKNINIDKLRKQAIAASKQSLRFHFPVITDSIKVSDFLKKINPENTFVAHCHENLERIQLKEIPHLENITFLIGPEGDFSEKEISFLAENKIKAVSLGNQRLRTETAGIFVAAWNYNKMI, from the coding sequence ATGAAACTTTTTTTTGGAGAAATAAATAACGAGATAGTAACCATCAACGATGAAGAACAACAGCATATTGTAAAGGTTCTTCGTATGAAAAACGGTGAGGAAATTCATGTAACAGACGGAAACGGGAATGTCGCCTCAGGAAAACTGGTGATTGAAGGAAAAAAAGCAAACATTGAGGTTTCTGAAATAAAAAGAGACTTTCCTGATTTCAGCCCAAGGCTTCATATTGCCATTGCTCCAACCAAAAATATTGACCGTATCGAGTTTTTTGTGGAAAAAGCTGTAGAAATGGGAATTTCCGAGATTAGCATCCTGCAAACCGAAAAGACAGAACGTAAAAATATCAATATTGACAAGCTGAGAAAACAGGCCATTGCAGCCTCAAAACAAAGTTTACGTTTTCATTTTCCTGTCATTACTGACTCAATAAAGGTTTCAGATTTTCTGAAAAAGATCAATCCTGAAAATACTTTTGTGGCTCATTGTCATGAAAACCTAGAGAGAATCCAGCTTAAAGAGATTCCACATTTAGAAAATATTACTTTTCTCATTGGCCCGGAAGGAGATTTTTCGGAAAAAGAGATTTCCTTTTTAGCCGAAAATAAGATCAAAGCTGTTTCACTAGGAAATCAAAGGCTGAGAACGGAAACGGCAGGAATTTTTGTAGCGGCCTGGAATTACAATAAAATGATCTAA
- a CDS encoding asparaginase has translation MKRKVLLIYTGGTIGMEKDYETGSLRAFDFGNIFEKMPEMKLMECEVSLHPFAEPLDSSDMGPKEWRMIANYIRENYDHYDGFLVLHGTDTMSYTASALSFMLKGLKKPVIFTGSQLPIGDLRTDAKENLLTSLYYASLYENNEAVIQEVAIYFEYKLLRGNRTLKYSAEFFDAYSSPNYPILGQSGVHLNIIKDNLYRCDPTIEFHVDEHISEDILFWRIFPGMHLNHFKEIPRMKVLILQVFGSGTIFSNEKTQETLQEIRNKGTEIVVVSQCISGGISFGKYENSNVFSRIGAISGKDMTAECAITKAMHLIGNPSYQGSFAENFTKSLCGEISD, from the coding sequence ATGAAACGAAAAGTCCTTCTGATATATACCGGTGGAACCATTGGTATGGAAAAAGACTATGAAACAGGAAGTCTCCGTGCTTTCGATTTCGGAAATATTTTTGAAAAAATGCCGGAAATGAAGCTGATGGAATGCGAGGTTTCTCTTCACCCTTTTGCTGAACCCCTGGATTCATCAGATATGGGACCAAAGGAATGGAGAATGATCGCCAATTACATCCGCGAAAACTATGACCATTACGACGGATTTCTGGTTCTGCACGGAACAGACACCATGTCTTACACCGCTTCCGCATTAAGTTTCATGTTAAAAGGGTTAAAAAAACCGGTTATTTTCACAGGCTCACAGCTTCCTATAGGGGATTTAAGAACTGATGCCAAAGAAAATCTTCTGACCAGTTTATATTATGCAAGTTTGTATGAAAATAATGAAGCAGTCATTCAGGAAGTCGCCATCTATTTTGAATATAAATTATTAAGAGGAAACAGGACCTTAAAATATTCAGCCGAATTTTTTGACGCGTATTCCAGTCCCAACTATCCTATTCTGGGACAGTCCGGAGTGCACCTGAATATCATCAAAGACAATCTTTACCGTTGCGATCCCACTATAGAATTCCACGTAGATGAACATATTTCGGAGGACATTCTGTTCTGGAGAATTTTTCCGGGAATGCATTTAAATCATTTTAAGGAAATCCCAAGAATGAAGGTACTGATTTTACAGGTATTTGGATCCGGAACTATTTTCAGTAATGAAAAAACCCAGGAAACCTTACAGGAAATCAGAAATAAAGGAACTGAAATTGTGGTGGTGAGTCAATGTATTTCCGGAGGCATTTCGTTTGGAAAGTATGAAAACAGCAATGTTTTTTCAAGAATCGGAGCCATCAGTGGGAAAGATATGACGGCAGAATGCGCTATCACAAAAGCAATGCACCTCATTGGCAATCCTTCCTACCAAGGAAGCTTTGCTGAAAATTTCACCAAAAGCCTTTGTGGAGAAATTTCTGACTAA
- a CDS encoding site-specific integrase: MEINKLNILFVISKSRINKAGLAPLFCRITYQEERKQFAAGLFVNPSQWKNNKQKAHPPNEHNKFINSQLSLIKNEINQAFLFLQLQKSNFDTEKIYKQYKGETHNEDKTLMDVFNYHNNKMKSLVGIECSINSWERYHNTHNHIKDFLWSKFRRKDIKLKDMQFSFITDFEYFLKIEKKFKPTTTYRSVGRLRKVIRVAVAMDYLVKDPFLLYRTKEPKKEIVYLSMEELKSIENHKFASDRLQQVADMFIFCCYTGLAFQEMANLRRENIIKKFDDNLWIEMNRQKTKRKFSVPLLSKAIGILDRYLEQENPLPVISNQRFNSYLKEIAEITGINKTLTHHIARKTFATTILLYNDIPIEIVSELLGHSKISMTQEHYAKIMDSKVNDYMIELSKKLK, translated from the coding sequence ATGGAAATAAACAAGTTAAATATCTTGTTTGTTATTTCTAAAAGCAGAATTAATAAAGCTGGTTTAGCACCATTATTTTGCAGAATAACATATCAAGAGGAAAGAAAACAGTTTGCTGCAGGATTATTCGTTAATCCATCACAGTGGAAAAATAACAAACAGAAAGCACATCCACCCAATGAGCATAATAAATTTATTAACTCTCAACTAAGCCTGATTAAGAATGAAATTAATCAGGCTTTTTTATTCCTTCAGCTTCAAAAATCCAACTTTGATACTGAGAAAATCTATAAGCAATATAAAGGTGAAACCCACAATGAGGATAAGACTTTAATGGATGTTTTTAATTATCATAATAACAAGATGAAAAGCTTGGTAGGAATAGAATGTTCCATTAACAGTTGGGAAAGGTATCATAATACACACAACCATATTAAGGATTTCCTATGGTCTAAGTTCAGGAGAAAAGATATAAAACTAAAAGATATGCAGTTTAGCTTTATTACGGATTTTGAATATTTCCTTAAAATTGAAAAGAAATTCAAACCTACAACAACCTATAGGAGTGTTGGAAGATTGAGAAAGGTTATCAGAGTAGCTGTAGCAATGGATTATTTAGTTAAAGACCCTTTTCTATTATATAGAACTAAAGAACCCAAAAAAGAGATTGTCTATTTATCTATGGAAGAATTAAAATCTATTGAAAACCATAAGTTTGCTTCTGACAGATTACAGCAAGTGGCTGACATGTTTATTTTCTGTTGTTATACAGGTTTAGCATTCCAAGAGATGGCTAATCTTAGAAGGGAAAATATTATAAAGAAATTTGATGATAATCTATGGATAGAAATGAACAGACAAAAAACAAAGAGAAAATTTTCTGTTCCTCTCCTATCAAAGGCTATTGGTATCCTTGACAGGTACCTGGAGCAAGAAAATCCTTTACCTGTAATATCAAATCAAAGATTTAATTCTTACTTAAAAGAAATTGCAGAAATAACAGGAATAAATAAAACACTAACTCATCATATTGCCAGAAAAACCTTTGCTACAACTATTTTATTGTACAATGACATTCCAATAGAAATAGTCTCCGAATTATTGGGACACTCTAAAATTTCTATGACACAAGAACACTATGCTAAAATTATGGATAGCAAGGTAAATGATTATATGATAGAATTAAGTAAAAAGCTAAAATGA
- a CDS encoding RNA methyltransferase, whose protein sequence is MEDLVKTYDYLKQFLTEERLRKIEHFAPESSDFVLPVLEDVYQFRNAAAIVRSTEACAFHKVVALQEEHNFEPNLRVTKGADTWVEVEKLPRNMESFQKIKDRGYKMVAVSLENNAKFLPEYEIIQPIALVFGTEMEGVSQEILDFADETLAIPMYGFTRSFNVSVAASICLYELKQKLMRSGIDYKLNEEKLLRMKIRWAVNSMRSGDQIFEKYLNENNIDF, encoded by the coding sequence ATGGAAGATTTAGTAAAAACATACGATTACCTCAAACAGTTTTTAACGGAAGAAAGATTAAGAAAAATAGAACATTTTGCTCCTGAAAGTTCAGATTTTGTACTGCCGGTTTTGGAAGATGTTTATCAGTTTAGAAATGCAGCGGCAATTGTTAGATCTACAGAAGCGTGCGCTTTTCATAAAGTAGTGGCATTGCAGGAAGAGCATAATTTTGAGCCCAATCTGAGAGTAACAAAGGGTGCAGATACCTGGGTTGAAGTAGAAAAGTTACCCCGAAATATGGAGTCTTTTCAGAAGATCAAAGACAGAGGCTATAAAATGGTTGCGGTATCGTTAGAAAATAATGCTAAATTTTTACCGGAATATGAAATCATTCAGCCGATTGCCCTGGTTTTCGGAACCGAAATGGAAGGCGTTTCGCAGGAGATTTTAGACTTTGCAGATGAGACCTTAGCGATTCCTATGTATGGTTTTACAAGAAGTTTTAATGTTTCTGTGGCGGCTTCAATCTGTTTATATGAATTGAAACAAAAACTGATGAGGTCAGGTATTGATTATAAACTTAACGAAGAAAAACTCTTGAGAATGAAAATCCGATGGGCGGTTAATTCAATGAGAAGCGGTGATCAGATTTTTGAAAAATATTTAAATGAAAATAATATTGATTTTTAA